Below is a window of Oceanibaculum nanhaiense DNA.
ATTGCAACAACGCCGCACTTACGGAATCGACCCTGCCATGAGGCACAGCCCGTTGACCCTGCCGGACTGGCCCGACTAGGCTCCCTGCTCCGCTGATGTAGGTGCCTGGACACATGAATACGACCCCCGACCTTCTGCCTTTGCTGACCCGTATTGCCGATGCGCTGGACCGGCTGGCGCCGCCAGCGGTGAAACCGGTCGATATCGCCGCCGCCGATGGTTTCGTCTGGAATGCGGAAAGCGCCAGCATGGACCCGGTACCATCAATTGCCCGCGTCGACCTTAGGCTGCTGCAGGGCGTGAAGCGGCAGCGTGACACGCTGCTCGACAATACCCGGCGTTTCGCCCAGGGGCTGCCGGCCAACAACACGCTGCTATGGGGCGCGCGCGGCATGGGCAAGAGCTCGCTGGTGAAGGCGGTGCATGCCGCCGTCAACCAGGAAATTCCGGGCTCCCTGGCGCTCGTCGAGATCCACCGCGAGGATATCGCCTCCCTGCCCCAGCTGCTGAAGCTGCTGAAGCAGGCTGGCCGGCGTTCCATCATCTTCTGCGACGACCTGTCCTTCGACATCGCCGACAATGCCTACAAGTCACTGAAAGCGGTGCTGGAGGGCGGCATCGAAGGCCGGCCGGACAATGTGCTGTTCTACGCCACCTCGAACCGCCGCCATCTGATGGCGCGCGACATGATCGAGAATGAGCGTTCGACCGCGATCAACCCGTCGGAAGCAGTCGAGGAGAAAGTCTCGCTGTCCGACCGGTTCGGCCTCTGGCTGGGTTTCCATGCCTGCGACCAGGATACCTACTTCGCGATGATCGAAGGCTATAATGAGGCGTTCGGCCTCGGCGTGCCGGTTGAGCAGCTGCATGCCGAAGCCGTGGAATGGTCGGTCGGCCGCGGCAGCCGTTCGGGCCGTGTTGCCTGGCAGTACATCCAGGATCTGGCCGGACGGCTGGGCAAGAGCCTCGACTAGCGGGAAAGCGCCGCGACGCCCCGCTGGAGATAGGGTTTCGGATCGATGGCGCGGGAATTGCGCCGCACCTCGAAATGCAGCTGTGGCGTATCCACGCTGCCGGTCCGCCCGACGCGTGCGATGGCCTGGCCGCGCCGCACCTCGTCGCCCCGCCTGACCAGCAGCGCCTCATTATGCGCATAGGCGGTCATGTAGCCGCCGGCATGGTTGATCAGCAGCAGATTGCCGAAACCTTTCAACTCGCTGCCGGCATAGACGACGACGCCATTCTCGGCGGCCAGCACCGGCGTGCCGCGCGGGGCGGCAATATTGATG
It encodes the following:
- a CDS encoding ATP-binding protein, which encodes MNTTPDLLPLLTRIADALDRLAPPAVKPVDIAAADGFVWNAESASMDPVPSIARVDLRLLQGVKRQRDTLLDNTRRFAQGLPANNTLLWGARGMGKSSLVKAVHAAVNQEIPGSLALVEIHREDIASLPQLLKLLKQAGRRSIIFCDDLSFDIADNAYKSLKAVLEGGIEGRPDNVLFYATSNRRHLMARDMIENERSTAINPSEAVEEKVSLSDRFGLWLGFHACDQDTYFAMIEGYNEAFGLGVPVEQLHAEAVEWSVGRGSRSGRVAWQYIQDLAGRLGKSLD